One part of the Homo sapiens chromosome 19, GRCh38.p14 Primary Assembly genome encodes these proteins:
- the ZFR2 gene encoding zinc finger RNA-binding protein 2 isoform 2 (isoform 2 is encoded by transcript variant 2) has product MATSQYFDFAQGGGPQYSPEVETTPPALASGLPCALPWTVGCSGSDAVTALCPSLRGLACICSILWDPAW; this is encoded by the exons ATGGCGACGAGTCAGTATTTCGACTTCGCGCAGGGCGGCGGCCCGCAGTACAG TCCAGAAGTGGAGACCACTCCCCCGGCCCTTGCATCTGGGCTTCCTTGTGCCCTGCCTTGGACAGTTGGCTGCAGTGGAAGTGACGCTGTGACTGCCCTGTGCCCAAGCTTAAGAGGCCTTGCCTGCATCTGCTCCATCTTATGGGACCCTGCCTGGTGA